The Desulfovibrio sp. genome segment GTTCCTGTGCCGCAGGGGGCAGATAGGAAGAGTCTGAGAGATCAGAAAGATCAATAGGTTGTGATTCCGTAGCGGACTCAACCGAACTTGCGGCGTCAACCGTGCTGGCTTCGGCAATTGTAGATCCAGCTGCGGCAGCAGCCAGTGCCACTCCTGTCTGATCGGGCATTTCAGGCTCGGCAGCGGACACCGCCGGGGTTTCGCCCGTAGATGCGGCAGGGCTTCCACCCAAGAATCCGCCTTCGGTCAGCACTTCATTCAGGGTTGCCGCAAAGGCTTCGGCATCCACCGGATCAAGCAGGGCATGGGTGTAGCCTGTTTCGGCCAGTGCATCCCAGTTCTTGTCGTCCTTGGTGATGGCCAGAGCCTTGAACACGGAAAGACCCGTCTCCAGCGCCTCGGCCTCAAAACGGCCAAGAGCGTCGGCTTCGGCGGGGCCGTGATGCGGGTACTGCACCACAAGCATGAGTGCGGGGGCCTCGCGGTTGCACTGTAGGGCCTCGCGCATGCTGCGCGATTCTGTACTGTTGTAGCCCAGATTGGCTATCATGTGGGCAAGGGCCTGACGGTCAACGGCGCTTTCGGCCACGACGGCAATGTGCGGGCCACGCGCCTGAGCGGCGGCCTTGTCGGATTCGCCAGCATTCTCAAGAGGCTTGAGGCGCAGGGTAAAGGCAATGGATGTTCCCTGCGGGCCGCACTCCACATTGAGGTAGCCATTGTTGGAACCGGCCAGTTCCCATGCGCGGGTGAGGGCCAGCGCGGATCTGTCGCGCGGCGGAATACCCGCGCCATTGTCGCTTACGGTAAAGAGCAGATGACCGGGGTCGGCTGTTTCGGGCACTCGTCGCACAGAAAGATGCACTGCGCCCCTCGAGGTGGCGCGCACGGCGCTTTCGAGCAGCAGGCTCAGGGTTTCGCGCAGGGCGCGGGCCTGCCCTTCATACATATGCCCAAGCAGGGGGGGCATGTACCACGCAAGGCCAATGCCCGCGTTTTCCGCCGCAGTGGTCACGGCATCGTGGGCTTCGCGCACAAGGTGCTGCAGATTGAAGGGCGAGCGCTGTTCGCCAACGCCGGTGTGTTCCTGCGTTTCGCCTGGATTGTCGAGAATCTTTGCCAGGTCGCCCGCGGCGTTGATCATGTTTTCCGCATACTGGCGCACGGCGGGCGGCAGTGAACAATGTCCAAGGGCAGCGCCCTCGCGCATAAGTCGGTCGAGCGGCGGGCGCAGCAGGTTTTCCCACATGCCGGGGCTTACGCTGGCCGGGGCCGCACCCTGTCGGGATGCGCGCTGGGCGCGGGGCGCTGGTTCGGCATTGTCTGAAATATCTACGGGCAGGGCGGAAAAATCTGCGGCAGTCTTACCCGCCGCAGAGGGGGGCAGCAGGCGCAGGTTGGGGTCGTCCAGCGGAGCGTCAAGATTGATGGGGCCGTCGTTAAGGCCAGAGCTTACAAGGGCGGCGTCCAGCCCCGCGATGCTTCTTTTGGCAGCAGGTGAGGATTCGCGTTTTTTACCCTTGCCCGGTTCCGTGCCGCTGGTGTCAGCCCTGTCGTTGCCGGTCTGGGCCGCGTCGCGCGGCAGGCCGGTTCCGGCGATGAGCAGGGCGCTCAGGGCCGTGCCCCACAAGGGGGCAGAGGCCAGCAGGTTTGCCGCGTAGCCGTAATCAAGCCCCATGATGCCCGCCGCCACAAACAGGGGCGGCACAATGCAGCCCAGCAGAAAACGACGCGCGCCGCCAAGGCCCATGATGGCGCCGCCAAGGGCGCTCAGCGTAAAGATGGCGGTGCAGGCAGGCCAGAGGGAAAGAAAGCGTATGCTCCAGCCAAAGCCGGGCAAAAGCGGCAGCAGGGCCAGCGCTGCGCCAGGCAGCGAAAGCAGCACAAACTGCGCGTCAAGCAGGGGCGAGCGGCCCCGTGTGCGCATGAGATGACGGCCCACGTGGGGCAAAAGCATGAGGGCCAGACCGGGCGCAAGCACGGCCACGGCCTGATTGAGCGTTATGTGCCCGGTGCCGTAAGCGGGCATGCCAAGCGTGCCCTGCAGCAGGGCCACTCCCACATACAGGGCTGTCCACACACGCCACTGGCCTCTTTCGGAAAGGCCGCGCAAAAGGCACAGCAGCATGACAACGCCAAGGGCTAGCAGGGCCGCGGTGCCAGAAAGGCTGCCCCAGTTGGTGGCTGCGTCCTGCGGGGTGCGCAGGGTGGGCGAAAACCAGATGCCCGGCAGACCGTCGAGGCGGATATAGCAGGTAATGGCTTCTGTTCCCGGTTCGGGCAACAGCAAAACATTACGGTGGGTTGGCAGAATTTCGCGCCATTCAATGCTGTCGGCAACGGGGCTGGGCGCGGGCTGGTACAGAACGGGATCAGCGGGAACATCCGGTCCCATGTCGAGCAGCATGGCCTGCGAGCGGCCGCCAGCGGGCAGGGGGGCGAGGGTAAAGCGCAGCCACATCACCCCGGCAAGGCGGGGCAGGGCTTTGACGTTCAGCGGCTTGAACATCTGGCTGTTGGAGGGGGCCGCAGCCTCCTCCACATCCATGGTTCCCGTAACGTCGATAAAGTATTGCAGGTCAGGCAGCAGCGACACGCTGGGCGCGCGCAGTACAGGCGGAATCGTGCCGCTGTGCGCTGTGGAAGGTGCGCCGAAACTTGCGCAGAAAATGCACAGAAACAGAGCGCACACGCGCAACACGGCACCTGAAATGCCGGAGAAAAAGACAATCATGGTTGTTCCGCCTGTATGTTCGCCGGTATATCTATATGCTTCCCCCTTCAGGCACAGATGCGCCTCCGATTCCGCGGCAGGGGGCGGTTTGCCGTGTTGCGACAGATTTGCGGCCAGCCGGTGGCTAGCGCAAATTCTTGATCACGTCCGAAACAGTCTGCCCGTCGGGGGCACGCGCGCCAGGGTTGACCGCCAGCAGGCGCAGCCATGCCTTCATGGCGTCGTCCTTGCGCTTGAGGTCAAAATAAAGCACCACGCCTTCGTTGAACATGGCGTTTTCGTGGCGGGGATTCACGCTGGAGGCGCGGCGAAAACTGGAGACAGCCTTGTCGAATTCGCCAAGCTCGCGGTACATGATGCCAAGATCGGTGAGCACGTCGGCATTGTCGGGGGCAATGGCAAGCGAACGCTCGTAGGCGCTGGCAGCCTTGCGCGACTGGCCGGTGTCAAAATAAAGGTTGCCGAGCTCGGTCCAGTTTTGCGCGTTCTTGGGGTCAGCCAGAACGGTCTGCTCCATGGCCGCGATCTTGGCTACCAGTTCGGGCGGCATGGGGGGCTGGTTGTCCTGGCGGGGCTGGGCAGGAGCCTGAGCTCCCTGCTGTGCGGGGGCCGCGGCCTGCTGCGCAGGAGCCTGCTGGGCAGGTTCGGAGCCAAACATGGACGGCACAAGGCTGCCCACGTAAATGCCCAACACAAGAGCAAGGCCAATACCTACAAAAAAGACGCCTTTGCTCACTTTGCTGAGGCCTTTGTGCTGTTCGGTCTGCAAGGCGGCTTCAGAGGCAGCCTGCAAGGTTTGTGCGCTGGTGGATTTGGCATCGGCGGACTGGGCTGCCGATGTGGATTCTGCGGATTCTTTGGTGGGCTTCTGGCTTGCCATGTATTCCTCTTGGCTTGGAAAATATCTTTATCCGCCAGCCTACAACCGGAGGAAAAAAGAGGCAAGCCCGCAGCCTGGGCGCAACCGTACGGCTACGGCACTTTTACTGTGGCCGTCTGCCGTGGACAAGGTGGTATACACCCACGCCGCACACAACAAGCGCGCTCAGGGCCATATACATGCCGCTGTACCCGGCCAGAGGGATGGCATGCCCGAAAACATAAGGGCCAAGTCCGATTCCGAGATCAAAAAAGATATAGAAGGTGGTGGTGGCCTGCGCATAGCGCGAGCGTGAAACCAGCGAGAGCGATACCGCCTGCCCCACAGACTGAAAGTTGGCAAAGCCTATGCCCAGCAGCACCCCGGCGCATAAAAGCATGGCCGTACTGTGCGCCTGCGAAAGCACAAACAGGGCCAGCGCAGTAATCAGCAGGGCCGGATACATGACCACATGCTCGCCGCGTGTGTCAAAAAGGCGGCCGGTCTGTGGCCTGGTGAGCAGAGCCGCGCCCGCATAACACAGAAAAAATATGCTGGCCGCGCCCGTAAGGCCGTGCTCTGCGGCAAACGAAGGCAAAAAGGCCTGTATACAGCCGTAGCCAGGGCAGACAACAAGGGCCACCAGCGAAAAACGCACCACACGCGGGTCTATGTAGCTGTTCATGCTGAACACCGGGCGCAGGCGCAGGTGCATGGGCGGCAGGTTGCGCAAAAAAACAAAGATGCCCAGGCACAGCAGGCTGACAATGCCACTGAGCTGCATCAGTGTACGGTAGCCGTAGCTGAGGGAAAGGCTGATGCCCAGAAAGGGCCCGAGGGCCAGCGCCAATGCGGCGCTCATGGTAAAAAGACCTATGCCAAGGCCATGAAAGCGCACGGGAACCACATAGGCCACAATGGCCCCTGTGGCCGTGCCCGCCACACCCACGCCAAACCCGGCCATAAAACGCTGGATAAATATCAGCGGCAGCGAGTGCGCAAACTCAAGGGCGCCAATGCTGGCCGCAAACAGCAGCAAACCCGCCAGCAGGCATAGTCTGCCGCCAATGGCCGACATCTGATTGCCGGTAACAAACCGGCCCGCAAGACAGCCGATAACCATGATGCCCGATGAAAACCCGGCTACGCTCAGGCTGACCCCAAAGGTTTTTTGCACATGGGCAGTGCCGGTGACAAAGATAAGGTAATAATCTGTCATCAGCAGCAGGTTTATGCAGGTCACAACCAGAAAATTGCCACGGCAGATGGCGGCAAGCGACTCGCCAAAGCTGGCGCTGGCCTGCCGGGCTGTTTGCTTGCGGCATCTTTTTTGGGGCATGGCTGGTCTCTTTTTTCTGAAAGAAAAAACCGTTGCGTCTGCAACATCAAATGCCTTTGGGTGAACCCCTTGTCAAGGCAAGCAAGACAAGGGTAGCTTTATAACATACCGGTACATGTTGCACTGTTTCTTCGGGGTCATTTTGCGCGGGAAGTCTTCAACCAGTTACAGGAACAAACCATGAAACTCGCCTACAGGTGGATCACGCTGGCCAACAGGAACTACTTTCTGTACCTCAACAGGGCACTCGCGCCCTACGGCCTCAACAGCAGCCAGTACCAGTTCATCCTGAATCTCTTTCAGAATCCGGGTATCACCCAGGACAAGCTGCCCGAGCTTATCTGCATCAACAAAAGCAACGTGGCCCGCACCCTGGCGCAGCTTGAAAAAAAGGGACTTATCCGCCGCGAGGTCAATCAGGAAGACAAGCGCACGGCCACGGTTTTTCTTACAGAACGGGCTCACGATCTGTACCCGCAGATAATGGGCGTTATCCAGGTATGGGACGACGCGGTGACCGAGGTTTTTTCTGATCAGGAAAAAGAAACCCTGCTTGATCTCATGCGGCGGCTGTCAGGGCGCGCGGCAGAGCTGCGCGACGCAACGCCCCATACCCTAAAAAAATAGTGTGGTTTTCGGTAACTGCTTGTGCACCGTAACCTTTCCGGGATAGGGTGCGACATGGGCTTTTGCGCCCTGTCATGCGATTTGCGGGAGGAGCGTCATGCTCAGCGTTTTTGACCTTTTCAAAATTGGCATCGGGCCGTCCAGTTCCCACACCGTTGGCCCCATGGTGGCGGGCAAGGCCTTTGCGGGCGAGCTTGCCGTTCTGGGCATGCTGCCGTTTGTGCAGCGGGTAAAGATAGAGCTTTACGGGTCGCTGGCGCTAACCGGCGAGGGCCACGGCACCATGGGCGCCGTGCTGGCCGGACTTGAGGGTGAAGAACCGCAGGAGGTGGACATCGCACAGATGGCCCGCCGTACCGCCGAGCTGCAAAATAATGCTGATCTGGTGCTTATGTGCGCCTACACAATCCCGTTCGATTTCCAGCGCGATGTGTGCCAGCACAAGGGCATTTTTTTGCCGCGTCATTCCAATGCCATGACGCTTTCGGCCTATGATGCCGAGGGTCGGCAGATATACACCAAAAATTACTATTCCATCGGCGGCGGTTTTATCCGTACGGACGACGACTTTGACCGCCAGCGCGAGCTGTACGCCACGCCCCCCCATCCTTACGAAAAAGCCGCCGAACTGTTTGAAATCTGCGCGCGCGAAAACAAGACCATCGCGCAGATCGTGATGACCAACGAGGTGTTCTGGCGTTCAGAGAGCGAGGTGAACGAGCGTATTACGGCCATAATGGACGTCATGCGCGAGGCAGTGGAACGCGGGTGCTACACCGACGGCGTGCTGCCCGGCGGGTACAACGTGCGTCGCCGCGCGCCCAACCTGCTGCGCAAGGTCAGCGCCCTGCAGGCGGCGGGGCGGCGAGACCTGAGCCTGTGGCCCATGCTCTATGCCTTTGCCGTGGCAGAAGAAAACGCTTCCGGCGGGCGCATTGTCACGGCCCCCACCAACGGCGCGGCGGGTATAGTGCCAGCCGTTTTGCTCTATTATCTCAATTTTTACCCCCATGCCACGGACGAGGGCGCACGCGACTTTCTGCTCACTGCCGGGGCCATTGGCCTGTTTTACAAGCTCAACGCGTCCATCTCGGGCGCAGAGGTGGGCTGCCAGGGCGAGGTGGGCGTGGCCTGCTCCATGGCTGCCGGGGCCTACTGCGCGGTTACGGGCGGCAACGTCAAACAGGTGGAGGTGGCGGCA includes the following:
- a CDS encoding tetratricopeptide repeat protein, which codes for MASQKPTKESAESTSAAQSADAKSTSAQTLQAASEAALQTEQHKGLSKVSKGVFFVGIGLALVLGIYVGSLVPSMFGSEPAQQAPAQQAAAPAQQGAQAPAQPRQDNQPPMPPELVAKIAAMEQTVLADPKNAQNWTELGNLYFDTGQSRKAASAYERSLAIAPDNADVLTDLGIMYRELGEFDKAVSSFRRASSVNPRHENAMFNEGVVLYFDLKRKDDAMKAWLRLLAVNPGARAPDGQTVSDVIKNLR
- a CDS encoding ATP-binding protein → MIVFFSGISGAVLRVCALFLCIFCASFGAPSTAHSGTIPPVLRAPSVSLLPDLQYFIDVTGTMDVEEAAAPSNSQMFKPLNVKALPRLAGVMWLRFTLAPLPAGGRSQAMLLDMGPDVPADPVLYQPAPSPVADSIEWREILPTHRNVLLLPEPGTEAITCYIRLDGLPGIWFSPTLRTPQDAATNWGSLSGTAALLALGVVMLLCLLRGLSERGQWRVWTALYVGVALLQGTLGMPAYGTGHITLNQAVAVLAPGLALMLLPHVGRHLMRTRGRSPLLDAQFVLLSLPGAALALLPLLPGFGWSIRFLSLWPACTAIFTLSALGGAIMGLGGARRFLLGCIVPPLFVAAGIMGLDYGYAANLLASAPLWGTALSALLIAGTGLPRDAAQTGNDRADTSGTEPGKGKKRESSPAAKRSIAGLDAALVSSGLNDGPINLDAPLDDPNLRLLPPSAAGKTAADFSALPVDISDNAEPAPRAQRASRQGAAPASVSPGMWENLLRPPLDRLMREGAALGHCSLPPAVRQYAENMINAAGDLAKILDNPGETQEHTGVGEQRSPFNLQHLVREAHDAVTTAAENAGIGLAWYMPPLLGHMYEGQARALRETLSLLLESAVRATSRGAVHLSVRRVPETADPGHLLFTVSDNGAGIPPRDRSALALTRAWELAGSNNGYLNVECGPQGTSIAFTLRLKPLENAGESDKAAAQARGPHIAVVAESAVDRQALAHMIANLGYNSTESRSMREALQCNREAPALMLVVQYPHHGPAEADALGRFEAEALETGLSVFKALAITKDDKNWDALAETGYTHALLDPVDAEAFAATLNEVLTEGGFLGGSPAASTGETPAVSAAEPEMPDQTGVALAAAAAGSTIAEASTVDAASSVESATESQPIDLSDLSDSSYLPPAAQEHPVDAPAQALTPNGLPDLFGEDAPAQGSLLPAVEQHDLTQRDLSQSDHAPTPPVSDLQLPLSYEEPLSFGTQEKLSVHHSADQGSLLLPLMDEAQQEEDQAPIELTDLLPEEGKPGDDDQLPLSMTEAAEAELPEVLTETAPDNAADTLPDIKMETAPAPAAESPDMQAETLTDAASENQPEERPEAVTEAVAEPKTESVQEAPSEILTEPQTAEEAPAASASSEFVADEFLASAGLEGPHWSAEDTATPDQPAATEMLTEHTEITTEIYAGDVVAKVQAFEQLAWPEPAHAEPVQTEPVQSEPVQSDAAQLDTPAVDARASITPAEFIEASLPVEDTYAEPAEATAELAAEVLAAQTITPLKSMSDRVGEATLSPVNGAASFADSIADTDSENASAKGSGFDVPAPAGRGAWDNYSLHEEWVGEPMPIGTPVPTARMTTPAQPARQSSAQGSAPASAANAATRQEKKSYVSPSLAHPGEWVGEPMPMTKPARQEEPDAAQQPAEAQADDRRNRPVEMPRTATGRLILKLLGSAGDRPADTEKEAAASGRPDLMADLAAMPMQDAAPASPPIAEQVSAQVSMPGAAPAAAEPRRAATALKTSGKGNSIMNFIAGAADALRHPDHSAAPQAEQRAEQKTQPVADATAYEPMKTPERTSAASSTVGSAQPAAPASVPPAALVAPNAPRETDQTIPQLVARLDTAMDDAQQGFKNRRCAVVGEAANRIATESDAFGFRVLARMARCVERAAKANDMNALRDLLPELAVAVERNRIGLTPRR
- a CDS encoding L-serine ammonia-lyase translates to MLSVFDLFKIGIGPSSSHTVGPMVAGKAFAGELAVLGMLPFVQRVKIELYGSLALTGEGHGTMGAVLAGLEGEEPQEVDIAQMARRTAELQNNADLVLMCAYTIPFDFQRDVCQHKGIFLPRHSNAMTLSAYDAEGRQIYTKNYYSIGGGFIRTDDDFDRQRELYATPPHPYEKAAELFEICARENKTIAQIVMTNEVFWRSESEVNERITAIMDVMREAVERGCYTDGVLPGGYNVRRRAPNLLRKVSALQAAGRRDLSLWPMLYAFAVAEENASGGRIVTAPTNGAAGIVPAVLLYYLNFYPHATDEGARDFLLTAGAIGLFYKLNASISGAEVGCQGEVGVACSMAAGAYCAVTGGNVKQVEVAAEIGMEHNLGLTCDPVGGLVQIPCIERNGVAAERAVNCAQLSRLEDGRQRVISLDEIIEVMYHTGLDLQSRYKETSLGGLAEAVAKGMERKKMASDAAGK
- a CDS encoding MarR family transcriptional regulator, whose protein sequence is MKLAYRWITLANRNYFLYLNRALAPYGLNSSQYQFILNLFQNPGITQDKLPELICINKSNVARTLAQLEKKGLIRREVNQEDKRTATVFLTERAHDLYPQIMGVIQVWDDAVTEVFSDQEKETLLDLMRRLSGRAAELRDATPHTLKK
- a CDS encoding MFS transporter translates to MPQKRCRKQTARQASASFGESLAAICRGNFLVVTCINLLLMTDYYLIFVTGTAHVQKTFGVSLSVAGFSSGIMVIGCLAGRFVTGNQMSAIGGRLCLLAGLLLFAASIGALEFAHSLPLIFIQRFMAGFGVGVAGTATGAIVAYVVPVRFHGLGIGLFTMSAALALALGPFLGISLSLSYGYRTLMQLSGIVSLLCLGIFVFLRNLPPMHLRLRPVFSMNSYIDPRVVRFSLVALVVCPGYGCIQAFLPSFAAEHGLTGAASIFFLCYAGAALLTRPQTGRLFDTRGEHVVMYPALLITALALFVLSQAHSTAMLLCAGVLLGIGFANFQSVGQAVSLSLVSRSRYAQATTTFYIFFDLGIGLGPYVFGHAIPLAGYSGMYMALSALVVCGVGVYHLVHGRRPQ